The genomic stretch ACAATGGAAGGTCTCCCTTCTGGGTATCGTCCTAACGTAGGAATTTGTCTGATTAATGATGATAATCAGGTAATTTTCATATGGTTTAATTactgattaataataattaattagtttgtaattttaatttcagggtttttgattttattgggTTGATATGCAGTTCTGTGATCAGTGATTAACTCTGATAATTTTAAGTATAGTTAGTTTACGCAAAGATTGTGTAAAACGGATCCAAATCACAAGAGAATTGTGACTTATTTTTGTGTAAAAGTTGTTCATTAAAAGAACCTGTTTGACGATATAtttgtgtaaaaccgtcttagAAAATTAGTTGTTTTTAACTAAAGATGTCATCTTTTTAGCTGTTATGCTTTTTTGGTTGTTGGGTTTACATCATGTTTGTTGGTAATCATTTGTTATTTAGGAGAGGTTAGTGGGATACATGTCATTTCTTGGATTAATGATTTTATGAGTACTCTCTTTCtgtttcaatcatttgtttacgtttttatACTTTCTAAGGGTATTTTAATCAGAAGTAGACAAATGACTAGGACGGAGGGAATACTTTTTTCAGTTGTTGATAAAATTATTCGAATTCAAATTCATCTTATAGGCCTGTTTGACTGATCAAAGCTACAAAAGGAGAAGAGTATTTACTTGGTTTATAGAGCGTTGGATACGGCTATTTTGTGCGAATTTTTCAATTTcttggtctaaaatgaagtgtgTGGGGTCGGTATCGGTCAAGTAGGTGTCGGATACGCAACACGACAGCTAAGTGAAGTGTTGGAGTAACATAGTAAATATAATAGACTGTCATTTAACAATTCCCCCTAACATGCATGGTATTAAATTGGAGTATCAGTTTGCGACCGCGGCAATAGTCTTAAATCATGTTTTTCTGCTAATGGTGCATCCAATGATGTTTATCAGGCCTTGCTTTTTTCTTAATATGTCATAGAAGTTGTATCGGTTGAGTATCGGCTTTATTAACCTTGTACTGGCTGTATCAGCCAAATATGGGCTACTTTTAGCAACCCTTTTATACGTTGGAAAATATCGATCCAAGACGCTGAAAATCTTTATTGTAACAGCTGGTATGTCGTGTAAAGACAGGTTTTAATACCATGCTAACATGTGAGTGTGTGACTATGTGAGATAGCTTAAAATTTCACAGAAACATAATCCCTGCCTGAGCGGCCGATAACAAAGTTAAATTCCCCTAAAGGAACTGCCTTCGCGTCCCACTGTAGTGTTCTTTGAAGCTCTCGGCAATGAGAGGAATAATCTGAATGTACATAGGTCAGAACCGTCAGATCAATTAGCGAAAATCTCTTGTTTTACTATGCAAATTGATTGGAGTTCATGCTAGTTGTAAAGCTCTGTATAATGTCCTTGCCTAATCTGATTTTGCGCATGTGACGAGTATTATTGTATTAACATGTTATCTCTTACAGATTTTTGTGGCTTCAAGGTTGAATGTCCCTGGAGCATGGCAGATGCCTCAGGTATTAACATgttttttctttgactgatgaacTGAAAGATATCAGAAGAGCAGTAAATACAGGTGTCATCTCCCTGATATCTAACTTACATGTCTTAATAAACTGTTGTCATGGGATTTGGAAGTGTATTTAGACACGCTTTACTTTCAGTTTGCTCGAATGGATATGGACTTTTGTAATTTGTAGCATGTAGTTACTCTTTAATTCCGACTTGTTATGAAGTTAATTGAATTTTTTATTATTAGGGAGGCATTGAAGAAGGCGAAGATCCTAAGTCTGCAGCCATCAGGGAATTGCGAGAAGAAACTGGAATCGTGTCTGTTGAAATCCTTTCCGAGGTTAAATCCAATGATATAACTAACACTTCCTTAAAACTTGTTTTTCAGTGTAGAAATTTCCACTTACCTAGAAGAGTCTAGGTGAACGATTTTCCTTCATTTTTAGACGAATTAGAGTTCCTGTGCAATTTTAATTCATGTGTTTTATGTTAACCAAACAATCTACCACCTCCATTTCATCTACTCTATGTTGTAGCCATTTTCTTTTCAGTTGATCTCAAAATAATACTTCGTAGGCCCCTTTCTATATCCAGTAAAAAAAAACGAATATCTTATACTAACCCTAGTTAAGCTCTCACACAATGGTAATAGCAATGCGGTATCTTTGCATAATCAAGGGGTAATAATAAAATTGCATCACTAAATCTTAAATACGACCTCTAGTCGAATTTGGGTAATGTAAAAAGTGGACGAAGGGACGAGGGAATGCCATTTCCATTTCGACAGTTCCCTTGAATTTAAATTCCCGTGTTCTTTTGATTGCTTCACTTGTTTCATTCACTGTCATATAAAAACATTATATATTGGTAAATAATCGTTAGTGAATTTGCAGGCTTCAAAGTGGTTGACTTATGACTTCCCTCCGGCTGTGAAGGCAAAGGTCAATCGTCTCTGGGGTGGTGAATGGCATGGCCAAGCTCAGAAATGGTAAGCTATCATGTTCACTTAGAGTTGCATTTATTTTATAAGTGCCATATATGCTGTATCGATGGTAGTTCATGCTCATGAAATAATATTGCCCTATGGAGAAAAAGAAGGTGTAAAGAAAAAGACCCGATCAATTTGATGTTTAGTTTGAGACTTCATGTAAACTGTGTGGAGTAGGCGAACGTATTTTGGGATCGGACGGAGACTAAAGGAGAAAATGATCTGAACTCGTTGATTTATGATCTGATATCAGAGGCTGTCTTAACATCGTTTTTGAACTAGATAGCAGGATCGAGATTCCCCGTTTGCACCTCGTTATTGTAGGGGTATAATTGCATAGTTCTCTGAAGTGTAAGGGGTGTAGTGGTCAGTAGTGCCTTCAAATATGTTCTTGTAGGGCTTAGTAGTCTGAGGCCCCTGACCTTTACCTGCTTCCGTGTTCCTAcgagctgtttttttttttttttgttttgttttttttgtttagaCGTATGTTAATCTTCGTTAGTCGTTCTTATTTATTCAGGGGGGGACTTAGAATGTCATAAGGATGTGTAGTAGGTGGTTTCTTCTTGATCTTTTTAGCCTTTCGGGTGGTAGGTCGAATTTGACTCTGATTGATGTCAACCCCAAGTCATGAGTACCTTTCCAAAGACTTTACTCGCTTGCTAGCCGACGAATGCTGCTCATGTAGTTGCTTTCGTTAGTTTTTGAGGTCTATTTCTATTTGTACTGCATTTATGGAGTGTGATATGACTTGCATTAGTTAGGTAGCTATGGAGTATTTACCATTGTTATAAAATAGACAAACGTTATTAGACAGAATAAACCTCACTCGATTGTTTTTTATTATCGTCTACAAAGACTAGCTATTCTTCGATTTTGAATTGTGATTGAAAAAGCAAAATGACCACTAAACCTAGTACCTTTTCCCATAACTTGCCATAGGCTCGAGTCATTAGGAGCACAAAatcttgggagagacggtctctcactaaatTATTGAGAAACCAATTTTTCTGTACCTTCTTTCTTTGTACCTTTCTCTATATACTTTTTTGTAACCCTTttattagtcatcgtgactcaaAATAACTATTTTTGGTATGTTTGATTGTTTTCATAACAATCGTGCCTGTTTTTATCATATTTTGTGTCCATTTTTATTTGTACCTCATTTTACGTTATACATACCCATTTTATTACTTTTAGTATCCATTTTATTTCAAATGGCAACTAGTCTCCCAATAATGAGTAATGTTGTTAATTTACAagatattattatttttttgataaaaatttACAAGATATTATTACCCACACACATTAACACTTGGATTTCTAAAATAGGTTCCTCGTGCGATTTAAAGCAGATGACCGCGAGATCAATTTGGCAACCGGGGAAGCGGAAGTAGAATTTTCAGAGTGGAAATGGGCAACACCTGAGGAGGTCATTGATCAGGTACGCTGCAAAATTCTCGCACCTCATTAGTCTCTTTCGACTTATTTTTTTCGTTAGGAAAAAATGACAAATCAATAAGTTTCTCAAAAATACATTATAACATTCTCTAAAGACACACACATGGTACTTTTCTTCACAAATTTGGTTTGGGTATTTAGTAAATGTAAAGCGAGTTTACTGTAAAACCGCCAATCTGCCATACACATTAATTCATGTAACACGAGAAGAATATTTACGTAATTTTTCAACAGGCGGTGGACTATAAGAGGCCTGTTTATGAGGAAGTAATGCGAGCCTTCAAACCCCATCTCGACAACAATTCCCGAACTGCAAAATGCTTGTCAGCCAAATGGTGATCTTCCGAGTGACCAAGTTTCGGATTCACCTTGCTGAAGTGTTGAATGGAAAAGCTTGTGTAAATTCATATAGAAGTTTTTTCTTTTTGACAATTGACTTTGTGTAGATCTTTCAAATTGAACAAATATATTGGTAGTCTATGCGAGTTTCTTGTGCAGGGTTTTGCTTGGTTTGACTTTATTGTGGATAGATCTTGCAAAACTAACCCGACTCATATATAACTTGTCCCCTTGTCCTAGATTGAAACACATATTTGAGCCGAaacaatccaatccaatcaaAAAATGACCCGTTTCTatacaatagaatttgagttGACATGAATCGATTAATTTGAAGTTAAATGTATATCCACTAGGGGTGTTAATGAGCCGAGCCGAGCCGAGcgcgagcttggccttgctcggcttgtgctcaagaatcaaaactcgagctcgagccgatctcgagcttatccgagcttgaaaaaaatgtgctcgttataaagcttgcaagctttaacgcgagctcgaaccaaactcgagcccaaatcgagcctatgtaaaactgtttattttttttatttttttcctttcgatattttcaataacaaggctcgaaggttatatgtaaaaatatttagCAAATCATTG from Silene latifolia isolate original U9 population chromosome 2, ASM4854445v1, whole genome shotgun sequence encodes the following:
- the LOC141643913 gene encoding nudix hydrolase 25, which translates into the protein MEGLPSGYRPNVGICLINDDNQIFVASRLNVPGAWQMPQGGIEEGEDPKSAAIRELREETGIVSVEILSEASKWLTYDFPPAVKAKVNRLWGGEWHGQAQKWFLVRFKADDREINLATGEAEVEFSEWKWATPEEVIDQAVDYKRPVYEEVMRAFKPHLDNNSRTAKCLSAKW